CGGAACGATTCATAAAATTGGGCAACTGCCATGAACTGATCCGGTGTTGTGAGCATGATCACTTCATCGGCTTCTTTTATAAGCTCATTTGCTGTGCTTTTTGCGCACACGGGAGCCGCCACAATAATTTTTGCTGCCCCTTTTTGTTTGCACATTTTTATAGCGGCAAAAATAGTAGCGCCGGTAGCAATACCATCGTCCGCAATAATGATGGTCCTGTTATTGATCTCCGGCAGTACCTGTACTTTTCGAAAGACCTGTTTCCTGCGTTCAATTTCTTGTTGTTGCTGCTCTTCGATATTATCGAGCATTTCCTGTGAGATTTTTGTTTTATGACCGGGGTTATAATAAACCGTTCCATCTTCGGCCATAGCGCCCAAAGCATATTCCGGGTTTTGCAGATGACTTAATTTCCGTACAATAAGGAAGGATAATTCCGCATTGAGCTGCCGGGCAATATAATAGGCGGTTTCAATGCCGCCTCTGGCTATTCCCAATACCAGAACGTTCTGATTGCTGTATTTTTCAAGGGCCTTTGCCAATTGCAGCGCGGCCTGTTTTCGGTTGGTAAACATGGGAAATTATTGAAAGGTGATAAAAGTTAAGCTGCCCATTTTCCTTTTAGCTGCCATGCCACGATCATGATCAGGCATCCACAGACCAGGTAGGTGCTGTATAACCAGGGCATTGTTTGTAACAGCAACGCATGTACAACCACCCACGATATCATGGATAAGCCGCCTACCAGTGACAGATTGTATTGCGCTTTGTTGTGTTGCACATTGGCTATCAGCGCCGACAGGTTTATAATGCCGGTTGTTATAAATGCAGTGCCTGGCACCAGGAAGTTTTTAGAGAATGCAGGGTTTAAAAAATCCAGGGAATAGCTATAAGCTGTTAAAACCGGATATGCTATCAAAAGCATACCTATAAGCGTGGAGGTTATGCCAACGAATGCATTGAGGACGATAAGCAGGGGGCGCATAAAATAAAAATTTGGTTACCCAATACTCAAATGTAGGGCTATTCACAGGCCGGTTTCAATGACGATTCTCATGGCAGCTTTTGACTGTTCTCAATGGCTTTGAGGGGCCTTTATTGTTAACTTGAGATAACCATAAAACTTATAATTATGTCAGGTAAATATTATTGTCAGAGTTGCAGTTTGCCAATGGATTCGCCCGAATTATTTGGGACGGAGAAGGACGGCACCAGGAATAATGATTACTGCAAATATTGTTATGCAAACGGGGAATTTACGAACCCGGACCTTACGCTGGATGAGATGATAGAACACATGATGAAACGAATGGAAAACGACAGGTTGCCGCAGGATGTGATAGAAGTAGCCATCAGCAGGTTACCCTTTTTAAAACGTTGGAGTAGTAACATAACAGCAGTCTGATGCCGGGATTATTTTTCCGGCAACTCTGGTGGAGTTGCCGGTTCATTTGGGTCAATGTCAGGATAGATCTCTGGTTCGGGAGGTAAATCAGGTTCTTCCGGAATTTTTTCCGGAACTATATCGGGGTTGGCCGGTAAAGGCACCTCTGAAGGTTGCTGCGGAGTTTTCTTTTTTGCCATAACTGACTGGTTTTAATACCTGGTGATCAATGCCATCCTTCTGTAATCTCTCAGGACATCGTTTTCCACTATAACAACCTCACCCTTCTTTTCATGCACCATTTGAATAAGGCTGCTTACAGCATCGGGTAGGGTGCGATGGGCTTGCCCGGGTTCATGCAGTTGCAGGTCGTACTCATCATTGTCCATCAAATAACCTGGAACGGAATAATCCTTTTCTACCAATAATTTATAACCCCTTCCTTCCTGCACCGCCCTCCAGCAATTATCAATGCCTGTAATGCCCAGTCCTTCCCCTGTCTTTTCAGTAAAATCCCTTACAAGCCTGTCTTTGTTATTGTTGAGGAACAGATTCATGGCCTGCCAGGTTAAGGCGCCCAGTTCCTGTTCATTATAATTGGCGTAATTACCAGGAACATTGCAGGCGATTTGTTCTTCGTGCGTGGTAACCTGCCTGAAGTAGGAGAGGTCTTTATTTTCACCCGTAACTATCAGTGGTATTTTATTGCGCAGGTAATTGTTCAATAGTTTGTCGGTTTCGCGGAAAAAATTTTTAAACCTGATCTCTTCTATAGCCGATCTGTCTTTTTCAATTTCCTTTACAAAGCTATGGCCTGTATTGGAGTTGCCCCGGTTGTGCCGGCTGTATTCATATTCGTCTTCGTATTTTTTAGGAAAATTAGCGTCGGTGATTGCTGTAAGGGAATTCAGGTGGCCATTGAACAGCCTTGTTTCTTTTTGTGACAACTGCAAAACAACATACGGAGTATCATAATAGGATTCATATAAAAGGTCCCTGGTGTCAAATGCCTGGGCGATGGTTACCCTTTCTTTAACCGGGAAGAAAAAGGGAATGAGCTTTTTTACTCCGGCGGAAATAAAGATGCCTATGCCGGCGGTATTATGCATAAAGTCTATTTGTTCATACAGTTCGTCCATTGCCAGCGTAAGGGGAGCTATAGTTGCGTTGTCGTGTTTTTTTTGTAATTCCAGTTTAACGTTCTCCAGCAAATTGTTCAGCTCTACGGGATCAGTTCTTTTGCCGGGCGAAAGCCGGTGTGTAGGCATTATTACCGAGATACAAACATCACTTTTCTCAGCCAACAGTGTTTCGAGGTCATTGCTCAACATATACTTGTTCATAACATTTAATTTCTGTGTGGTTAAATAAAATCAAAATCAATTGTTCCTGTTTCAAATCTACTTGTATACCTGGCTTATTTATAAGACAAGGATCAGTATTGGTGGTGATGTTGCTCATGGTATCCCTTTGTGGTTTGATGATAAATTTGGTATGATCCGGTATTTAAATTTCTAACGTTAAAATTGTCAATTATGAAAAGTGATCTTTTAATTCAACAGGATGTGATGGAACAGCTTAAGTGGGAACCCGGCCTGAACGCAGCGGAAATTGGCGTGGCTGTTAAACATGGCATTGTTACCCTTTCAGGAATTGTGGATACTTATTCAAAGAAAGCAATAGCTGAAGAAGCTGCTAAAAAAATTGCCGGGGTTAAGGCGGTGGCAGAAGATATTCAGGTGGGCATGTCGCCCAATTTTAGAAAAACCGATGCCGAAATTGCAGATGCGGTGGTATTTGCATTAAGATGGCATGCCAGCATACCCGACGAAAAGCTGAAAGTGAAAGTGGAAGAGGGCATTGTTACCCTGGAAGGAGAATTGGAATGGGATTATCAGCGAAAGGAAGTTGTACGGGTTGTTGAAAAACTCGCCGCAGTACGCCGGATAAACAATAACATCAGGCTAAAACCATATCTGAAACCTGAAAATATAAAAGATAAGATCGAGGCCGCATTTTCGAGAAGCGCTACTATTGATTCGGGAAAGATCTCCGTAGTTATCGATGGCAGCAAGGTCATCCTTCATGGCAGTGTTCGTTCCATGGCCGAACACGACGATGCAGAGAATGCCGCCTGGGCCGCTCCCGGTGTTACAAGTGTGGAAAACGATCTGGTACTGGAAGAAGAATTTGCTTTTTAATAATAATGGCTGGTGCTTTGGTCCGGTTTGTTTAAATCAGCAGGATTTAAATGACCGGACTTTTATTGTCGCGTATTCATTTATTTTTTTCTTTCTTCTTAAAATATCCCTTCAAAAGAAAGTTGTGTTGTAATGCTTCCAGGTCTTCGTCGAGCTTGTGGCTTCCGCTGTTCAGGTTTTTGATGGTGGTCTTCAATTCCTTTGCCATTTCTTCATCATGTAAGATCATCCCGGCGGGTTTGTTTTTATTATCCAGGTCACTGGCAACTGTCTGTATTTTATCTATAAAAGTAGACGCAGTTGAGGTGGTGCTTTTTAACTGGGCCATTGTTTGCCTCAGGTCTGAGATGGTTGCCGTTAATTGGATGAACAGGGTAGTGTCGGTAAATAATTCATTTACCAGGCCTTTCTGATTGTTCAACCGGCCGGTTATGGCTTCGATATTAGTCATCGCCCGGTCGCTTTTTTGTGAAGTGGTTGCCAGGTTTTTCAGGGTGGTATGTAAGTCCTTTAAAAGGGATGGATCGTTAACCAGTGCGCCGATGAGGCCATCTCCATTGGCGATCTTACCGATAACCAATTTTAGATTGCCGGTGATGTTGAGCAGGTTGCTGTTGTTTTGTTGTAAGGTGGCCAGCATGTCTTCAGTGGTAGCGCCGGGTTTGCTGCATTGCAGAAAATCACCGTTTTTAACAGGCCCTGCTTCTATGGTGCCCCCATAGATTACCACAATTTTATTGCCTATAAAGCCGTCTGTACTTA
The Niastella koreensis GR20-10 genome window above contains:
- a CDS encoding MlaD family protein, translating into MNKPNYKRPFLVGIFIITGLAILVAGIFMIGSQDKLFNRKFTLKVIFNDVNGLQPGNNVWLSGVKIGTVKKIAFFNNMQVQATISLDKQAAPRICKDAMARISTDGFIGNKIVVIYGGTIEAGPVKNGDFLQCSKPGATTEDMLATLQQNNSNLLNITGNLKLVIGKIANGDGLIGALVNDPSLLKDLHTTLKNLATTSQKSDRAMTNIEAITGRLNNQKGLVNELFTDTTLFIQLTATISDLRQTMAQLKSTTSTASTFIDKIQTVASDLDNKNKPAGMILHDEEMAKELKTTIKNLNSGSHKLDEDLEALQHNFLLKGYFKKKEKNK
- a CDS encoding zinc ribbon domain-containing protein gives rise to the protein MSGKYYCQSCSLPMDSPELFGTEKDGTRNNDYCKYCYANGEFTNPDLTLDEMIEHMMKRMENDRLPQDVIEVAISRLPFLKRWSSNITAV
- a CDS encoding BON domain-containing protein, which encodes MKSDLLIQQDVMEQLKWEPGLNAAEIGVAVKHGIVTLSGIVDTYSKKAIAEEAAKKIAGVKAVAEDIQVGMSPNFRKTDAEIADAVVFALRWHASIPDEKLKVKVEEGIVTLEGELEWDYQRKEVVRVVEKLAAVRRINNNIRLKPYLKPENIKDKIEAAFSRSATIDSGKISVVIDGSKVILHGSVRSMAEHDDAENAAWAAPGVTSVENDLVLEEEFAF
- a CDS encoding phosphoribosyltransferase yields the protein MFTNRKQAALQLAKALEKYSNQNVLVLGIARGGIETAYYIARQLNAELSFLIVRKLSHLQNPEYALGAMAEDGTVYYNPGHKTKISQEMLDNIEEQQQQEIERRKQVFRKVQVLPEINNRTIIIADDGIATGATIFAAIKMCKQKGAAKIIVAAPVCAKSTANELIKEADEVIMLTTPDQFMAVAQFYESFRDLSDQETLDFLKRWEKRAV